The Phaeobacter gallaeciensis DSM 26640 genomic sequence TCCCGACCGCTTCACCACCCGGTCCGGCAAGGATGTCGAACTCAACATCTGGGTCCGCCCGGGCGATGAGGGCAAATGCGCCTTTGGCATGGAAGCCCTGAAGAAGTCGATGAAATGGGACGAGGATGTCTACGGCCGCGAATATGATCTGGATATTTTCAACATCGTCGCGGTGGATGACTTCAACATGGGCGCGATGGAGAATAAGGGGCTGAACATTTTCAACTCTTCCTGCGTTCTGGCCTCGCCCGAGACCTCCACGGATGCCAATTTCGAACGGATCGAGGCGATCATCGCCCATGAATATTTCCACAACTGGACCGGCAACCGCATCACCTGCCGCGACTGGTTCCAGCTGTGCCTGAAGGAAGGCCTGACTGTCTTCCGCGATGCCCAGTTCACCGCCGACATGCGGTCAGAGCCGGTAAAGCGGATTGAGGATGTGATTGCGCTCCGCGCACGCCAGTTCCCAGAGGATAATGGCCCCCTCGCCCATCCGCCGCGCCCGGAACAGTTCCAAGAGATCAACAACTTCTACACCGCCACCGTCTATGAAAAAGGGGCCGAGGTGATCGGCATGCTGAAGCGCGTTGTGGGCGATGATAATTACGCCGCGGCGCTGGATCTCTATTTTGACCGGCATGATGGTCAGGCCTGTACCATTGAGGACTGGTTGAAGGTGTTCGAGGATGCCACCGGGCGCGACCTCAGCCAGTTCAAACTGTGGTACAGTCAGGCAGGCACCCCGCGGGTTCAGGTCTCCGAGGAATACGCGGACGGCACCTATACCCTCACCTTTGAGCAATCGACGCCGCCCACCCCCGGCCAGCCCGACAAGGCGCCCCGTGTCATCCCACTCGCGGTGGGGCTCCTTTCCCCCAACGGCGATGAGGTGCGGGCAACGGAGGTGCTGGAGCTGACCGAAGCCAAGCAGAGCTTCACCTTTGATGGCCTCGCTGCGAAACCCGTGCCCTCGATCCTGCGCGAATTTTCCGCCCCGGTGATCCTGAAGCGTGAGACCTCCAACGCAGAACGCGCTTTCCTGCTGGCTCATGACACTGATCCCTTCAACCGCTGGGAAGCAGGCAACGCTCTGGCCACCGAAACCCGCGTCACGATGGTGATCGAGGGCGCCGCGCCCGATGCCGCCTATCTGGATGCGTTGGAGACACTGGTGCGCGATGACACGCTTGATCCGGCCTTCCGCGCGCTGGTGCTGTCTCCCCCCAGCCAGTCCGAGATTGCCCAGACCCTGCACGACCGGGATGTCACCCCCGATCCACAGAAAATCTACGACGCGGCGGAGACCTTCGCCCAAACGCTGGCCCAACAATTGGAGACCAGCCTGCCGCGGCTATATGCAGCTACCACTGTAGATGGCCCCTATCAGCCCGATGCCCATGGTGCCGGCCTGCGGGCGTTGAACGGTCGGATTCTGTCCCTGCTGACCCGGCTTGATGGCGGCGAACAGGCGGCACGCCAGTATCAGACCGCTGACAATATGACCCAGCAATATGCCGCCCTCGCCGCGCTGATGAAGGCGGAGAATGGCGAGAGCCAAAGCCAGGCCTTCTTCGATCAATGGCAGGGCGACCGTCTGGTCATGGACAAATGGTTTGCCTTGCAGGTTGCCTGCGCCGCCCCGGAGACCGCCGCCGCTGTGGCCTCGAAACTCACCGATCATGCGCTCTTTGACATGAAGAACCCCAACCGCTTCCGCGCCGTCATGAGCGCGCTCGCAGGCAATCACGCGGGCTTCCACCATACCAGCGGCGCGGGCTATCAGTTACTGGCCGAAAATCTGATCGCATTGGACAGCCTCAATCCGCAGACCACCGCGCGGATGTGCGCAGCCTTCCAGACCTGGAAACGCTACGACAGTGCCAGACAGGCATTGATCCAGGTTGAGCTGGAGCGCATTCTCGCCACAGAGGATCTCAGCCGCGACACCCATGAGATGGTTAGCCGGATCCTGCAGGGATGACGCCAGCCACACGCAGAAAGAGCGGGCGGCCTGACTGCCCGTTCACCTCGATAGCGCCCGAAATTGAGTCGCTCTGCTGTCGGCCTGATTTCTACGACCACCATGTCGCCATAGGCGTGACAGATGCCTGACGGCGAGGCCTCCCCAGCGGTCTATCGCTACAGCCGGGCTGCCCGCACACCGCACCTTGTCATTGCGCTTACCCTATGGGCGGCCGGTATCCTGATCATATCCCTTTATGTCTCCGCAGCCGTCTGGATCGCCGTGGTTCTAGCGCTGCCTCTGCTCCCCGGTCTGTGGGAGCTATGGCGCAACCCTACTGCGATGCTGGCGCTGGACAATAAGGGCCTCAGCTGGCGCAACGCCGCCTCCGGCAGCACAGATATCCCCCTGGATCGGATCAGCCACATCCGGCTCGACAGGCGCTGGGATTTCTCCCATCGTGCCACGGTTTTCACAGACAGCGGCAAACGCCTGCGTATCCCGCCGGATTGCCTGCCGCCGCATCAGCGCTTTGAGCAGGCTCTGATTGCCGCCAACCTGCGGGTTGAGCGACATCATTTTCAGATTCTTTAGCGGTCTGAGCAGCATCTCCACTGCAAACCCAACTCTTAACGCGCGTTAACTGGTCACCGGAATATCCCAATCGTCCTTTTCAATGGCCCGCGCCCGCCATGATTGCGCCCCAAAGCCGGGGCAGTCTGTTTGCAGTGATTTAAGCTGCCAGCACGCGGACATAGATATGCTCAACAAAAACACCCCAGCGCGCCACCTTTTCAGACAGGTTTTTTCTTCGTTTTTATCCGGTGACAGCCGCGCAGCGGCAGCCTCAAGCACAGGGCTACAACCCGGCCAACTGACCTTTCAGGACACCGCATCTCGGCACCAGACGCAGTCCAGCGGCCTCTCCGCAAAAGACGCGACCAAAAACCAGCTGATCGTGCCAATCTGCGAACCGGCACAGGACACCAACAGCGGAGCCTTGCAGGATCAGGGGCAATTCCTCGCCCGTCAGGACCGATGGGGCGAGCTGTCCGCACATATCGCCGAGGCCGACAAGGCCCGCCACAACACGCCCCATGGCCTGCCCGTGGCCGAGCTGCTGGCCCATGGCGCGCGCAGCGATGTGGTCAATGCGGTCGAACATGCTCTCAGCCTTGGCCACGCCGGTGACCGACGCAAGATGATCGAAGGCGTTATGGGGCTTGAGGCGATGTGCGTCGAACACCGAGACGATCCCTATCTGCGCACCCTTGTGGCCCTTGCGCATATTGATGTGGCCTGGATCTGGCGCGGCTATTCCGATGTCCTGTCAATCACCGTCGCCAATGGCCAGCGCTGCGCCGCACATTTCGACCGCGCCGCTGCCCTGCTGCATCCGCTGGATGGTATTGCGCTCGACAGCCCCTTCATTGCCGCCGCCAAAACCGCCCTTCTGGCCGGACAACGCTCTGCCGGAACCACGCAGGTTGCCGATGATTTTGCAGCGCTCATTGATCTTGATCCCGACAACCACCGCCACATGCGCAGTCTGGGCACCCATATGCTGCCGCGCTGGTTCGGCAGCTATACCGCGCTCGAACTGGAGGCCCGCCGCACTGCTGTCCGAACTCAAGCGATCTGGGGCGATGGCGGCTATACTTGGGTCTACTTTGACGCAATTGCACTGGATCCCGAGGCCTGCGCCCGTGTCGACATTGATTTCTTCATGGACGGGCTGCGCGATATCGTTTCCCGCCAGCCGGACCAGGAAATGATCAACCTTCTCGCCTCCTATTGCGCCGTGGCGCTGCGCTACGGCGAAGATACGCCGGAAAACGCCACCCCGCAGCGCGCCGAAATCGTAGACGCCGCAGAATGGCTGATCCGCGATCACCTGCGCGAAATACATCCGCTGATCTGGGCCCATGCAGCCCAGCGATTTGACAACAACCTGCGTGTCACCTCCGCCCGCCGCTTTGCCGACCACGGCCGTCGCGACGCGCTGCGCTTCATCGCCGGCCTGTTTCGCCACGAGATCGAGGCCGGTCAGCGGGTTGAGTTCTCGGCGAAGGGACTGCGTGTCTCACCCGACTGACTGCGAGGTCACCCCCGCAGCCCTGCTCTTCAATGATACTCCACAATTCAGGTCTTCTTGAAGGCATCCATCAGGGCCGCGCCCAGCGCGCCAGTACTCTGGCCTGAGCCCTGATCTCGGCCCTGCCCGCCTTTGGGGCCTGACGTCATCGGCCCCTTGCCACCTTTGCCCTGCCCACGATGAGCGCCCTGGCGACCACCCTGATGGCCTCCCGGCTTGGCGCCACGCTGCGGCCCGCCTCCCTTGGCCGGTCCGCGTGCGTTACGCTCCTCTTTGGCAGAGGCTCCGCCGTCCTTCTTCATGGTCAGCGCGATCCGCTTGCGCGGGACATCCACCTCCGTAACGGTGACCTTGACCACCTGACCGGTCTTCACCACCTCATGCGGGTCTTTCACAAACCGGTCGGCCAGCTGGCTCACATGCACCAGCCCGTCCTGATGCACGCCGATATCCACAAAGGCGCCAAAGGCTGCCACATTGGTCACGGTGCCCTCCAGCACCATCCCCGGCTTCAGATCGGTAATCGTCTCAACCCCATCCTTGAACGAGGCCGTCACAAACGAAGGGCGTGGATCGCGGCCCGGCTTTTCCAATTCCTCGAAAATGTCGCGCACGGTTGGAAGACCCACCTCGCCGCCGACAAACTCTTCCGCCCGCAAGGACTTCAGCGCTGCCCCGTCGCCCATGATCTGCCGGATATCGCGCCCGCAGGCCGCGACGATCTTGCGCGCCACAGCATAGCTTTCGGGGTGAACCGAGGACGCATCCAGCGGCTCCTTGCCGTCGCGGATGCGCAGGAAGCCCGCGCATTGCTCAAACGCCTTGGGGCCAAGACGTGCCACCTTCAGCAGCTCGCGGCGCGAGGCAAACGCCCCGTTCACATCACGGTGCGCCACAATTGCCTCCGCAAGACCCGGACCAAGGCCCGAGACATGGGAGAGCAGCGGCGCCGACGCCATGTTGAGATCCACGCCCACGGCGTTCACCACATCTTCAATCACCGCTTCCAGCGATTTTGACAGTTTGTGCTGGTCCACATCATGCTGGTACTGACCGACGCCAATGCTCTTGGGTTCGATTTTCACCAGTTCCGCCAACGGGTCCTGCAAGCGCCGGGCAATCGACACCGCCCCACGCAAGCTTACGTCCAGATCCGGGAACTCCCGCGCTGCCAGTTCCGACGCGGAATAGACCGAGGCCCCCGCCTCACTCACCACCACCTTGGTCGGAACCTTCACCTTCGCAGGCAGATGTTTCAGCACCTCCGCCACCATCCGCTCGGTTTCGCGGCTGGCGGTGCCATTGCCGATGGCAATCAGTTCCACCCCGTGTTCAGCGATCAATTTTACAATCGACACCTGCGCGCCGCGCAGATCATTCTTCGGCTGAAACGGATACAACGTCTCGGTGGCCACCAATTTCCCGGTGGCATCAACCACCGCCGCCTTGACGCCGGTGCGAATGCCCGGGTCCAGCCCGAGGGTCGGTCGCGCACCGGCTGGCGCGGCAAACAGCAGGTCCTTGAGGTTGCGGGCAAAAACCTGAATGGCATCCTCCTGCGCGCGGCCACGCAGATCACCCATCAGCTCCAGCATCATCGAGAGCGACAGCTTCACCCGCCAGGTCCAGCCGGCGACCTTGCGCAGCCATGTATCGCCGGGACCGTTGCCGCCCGCGCCCAACTCTGCCGCCACCATGCCTTCCGCCCGGGCCACGCCCTGTTCCGGTTCCGGCCCGACGTCTAACGTCAACACGCCTTCGTTCGACCCCCGCAGCATCGCCAGCGCGCGGTGCGAGGGCACATCGGCCCAGCGCTCGGTATGTGCAAAATAGTCGGAAAACTTCGCGCCTTCCTGCTCCTTGCCCTCGACCACCTTGGCGGTGACCACCGCCTCCTTTTGCAGGAACGCCCGCAACCGCCCCAACAGAACGGCATTTTCCGTCAACCGCTCGGTCAGGATATCGCGCGCGCCATTCAGCGCATCCTTCACCGTTTCCACAGCCTCGGTAATATACCCTTCCGCCAGCTTTTCCGGGTCTATGCGGCGGTCGGCCAAAATCGCATCTGCCAGTGGCTCCAACCCGTTTTCGCGCGCAATCATCGCCTTGGTGCGCCGCTTTGGCTTGTAGGGCAGATAGATATCTTCCAGCTGCGCCTTGGTCTCTGCCTTGGCGATTGAAGCCGCCAGACCATCGGTCAGCTTGTCCTGCGATTTCACCGACTCAAGGATCGCCGCCCGCCGCTTCTCCAGCTCACGCAGATATTCCAGCCGCTCCGCCAGGGTCCGCAGCTGGCTGTCATCCAAGCCCCCTGTCGCCTCCTTGCGGTAGCGCGCGACGAAGGGCACGGTGGCCCCGTCGTCCAGCAGCGCGACAGCGGCGCTTACCTGTTTCGCACTGGCGCTGATTTCACCGGCGATGGTCTGGCTGATGCGGGCGGATGTGTCCAAGGCGGCCTCCTGTTGAACTGCTCGGGCTGCCAGTTCTAGCCCTCCTGATGCACCCCGCCAAGAGGCTGAATCAACCCCAGGCAAACCATTGCAAAGGGCAGCGTCCGTCCGAGGGTGGACGCGAAGCGCCCGCCCATGGGTGCGGACGGGCGCTGCCGGGGCTTGCAGCCCGAGCAATTTAAGTGCCTTCCTCGCCGTTCACAGCTTTCCGCGCGACCTGCCCTCTTGCCCCTGCCCGCGCAGACGCCTAGAACGCTTGCCAACTATAGACATTCGGATACGGCGGAAAACCATGCTCGACCTGACATATGAACTCCCCAAGCCCAAAGTGATCGCGGGCGCCAAGCATGACTGGGAACTGGTCATCGGCATGGAGGTGCATGCCCAGGTCAGCTCCAATGCAAAGCTGTTCTCCGGCGCCTCCACCAAGTTTGGGGCTGAGCCAAACTCAAACGTGGCCTTTGTGGACGCGGCGATGCCCGGCATGCTGCCGGTGATCAACGACTATTGCGTTGAACAGGCCGTGCGCACCGGTCTGGGTCTCAAGGCCGATATCAACCTGTGGTCGGCCTTTGACCGCAAGAATTATTTCTACCCCGACCTGCCGCAGGGTTACCAGATTTCTCAGCTTTATCACCCCATCGTGGGCGAAGGCGAAGTGCTGGTGGAACTGGGCGACGGCACCGCACGCAACGTGCGGGTGGAACGCATCCACATGGAGCAGGACGCGGGCAAATCCATCCATGACATGGACCCCAATATGTCTTTCGTGGACCTCAACCGCACCGGCGTCTGCCTGATGGAGATCGTTTCGCGCCCCGACATTCGCGGGCCCGAGGAAGCCGCCGCCTATATCGCCAAACTGCGCCAGATCATGCAGTATCTGGGCACCTGCGATGGCAATATGCAGAACGGCAACCTGCGCGCCGATGTGAACGTCTCGGTCTGCCGTCCGGGTCAGTATGAGAAGTACCAGGAAACCCAGGACTTCTCCCATCTCGGCACCCGCTGCGAGATCAAGAACATGAACTCCATGCGCTTTATCCAGCAGGCCATCGACGTGGAGGCCCGCCGCCAGATCGCCATCATCGAGGCCGGCGGCACCATCGACCAGGAAACCCGGCTCTACGATCCAGACAAGGGCGAAACCCGTTCCATGCGCTCCAAGGAAGAGGCGCATGACTACCGCTATTTCCCTGATCCCGACCTTCTGCCGCTGGAAATCGAACAGGCTTGGGTGGATGATATCGCCGCCAACCTGCCGGAACTGCCAGATGAGAAAAAGGGACGTTTCATCAAGGATTTCGGTCTGTCCGATTATGACGCGTCGGTCCTGACCGCCGACGTGGAATCGGCCACCTTCTTTGAGGAAACCGCCAAGGGTCGCAGCGGTAAGCTGGCCGCCAACTGGGTGATCAACGAACTCTTCGGACGCCTGAAGAAGGATGAGGACAAACAGATCACCGACAGCCCGGTTTCCCCGGCGCAGCTCGGCGGCATCATTGACCTGATTTCTTCGGACGCCATCTCGGGCAAAATCGCCAAGGATCTGTTTGAGATCGTCTATACCGAAGGTGGCGACCCGGCGCAGATCGTCGAAGAACGCGGCATGAAACAGGTCACCGATACTGGCGCCATCGAGGCCGCGCTAGACGAGATCATCGCCGCCAACCCCGCGCAGGTCGAAAAAGCCAAGGTGAACCCCAAACTCGCGGGCTGGTTTGTCGGCCAGGTGATGAAAGCCACCGGCGGCAAGGCCAACCCCAAGGCCGTGAATGAGCTGGTAGCCAAGAAACTGGGCGAGTGAGCGCAACCTACCAATCGCAGATCAAACCCAATTGCAGATTGACCAAGGGCGCCCCGGTGGCGCCCTTTCTTGTGCCTGTTCAGAGTGCACCTCACGCACGCCTGACCGCTTCGTTCTGACATCAGAGCACCTCCTCGCGTCATCAAACTGGAATTCCGCAGTGTAATCTGGTTATACTGCGGGTCGATTTCTCAACGACAGGTCCCCGCCCATGGGGAACGCGGACGCTTGACCCCCCGCACGCTTGCGCTAAACCTGCCGCCGACACAGGAGACGTTTATGCAAGCTTTTGAGTACAAAGTTGTTCCCGCCCCCGCCAAGGGCACCAAGGCCAAAGGGGTCAAAACTGCCGAGGCCCGGTTCGCCAACTCCATCGATATTCTGCTTAATGAGATGGCGGCAGAGGGTTGGGAATATCAGCGCGCGGAGCTTCTGCCATCAGAAGAACGCAGTGGGCTGACCGGCTCGACCACCAACTGGCGCAATGTGCTGATTTTCCGCCGCGCCTTGCCGGCAGCGGCTGAAGCCTCTCAGTCCACAGCCGTCGCCCAACTGGCAGCTCAGCTCAGCGCCCAGATTGCCGCGCAGGGCGCCGCCATCGGTGCCGACACATCGGATGGTGAAACATCTCCCCCTACGGCCGCCGGTTCCGAAACGGAGTCCAAAACCACGTCAGAAATCGCAGCTGTGCCAACACTTGGTCCCGCCACAACCAGCCCCATCGCCCCGCCGACCGCGATTGCTGGCGACCCGGAAGCCCCAGAGGGTGCCGTCGCGGTTCCCGGACGTGGCGCACGCGCGATGATGGCCGATGACGGTGTTGAAGAACTGAGCCCGGTTTCCGGCGTGACCGCCGCACTGAAGGCCCGAGCGACCCTGGCCGCAATTCCAAAAGATGCTGCGGCCAAGCCTACACCGAAGGCCGAGCCAAAGCT encodes the following:
- a CDS encoding Tex family protein, with the translated sequence MDTSARISQTIAGEISASAKQVSAAVALLDDGATVPFVARYRKEATGGLDDSQLRTLAERLEYLRELEKRRAAILESVKSQDKLTDGLAASIAKAETKAQLEDIYLPYKPKRRTKAMIARENGLEPLADAILADRRIDPEKLAEGYITEAVETVKDALNGARDILTERLTENAVLLGRLRAFLQKEAVVTAKVVEGKEQEGAKFSDYFAHTERWADVPSHRALAMLRGSNEGVLTLDVGPEPEQGVARAEGMVAAELGAGGNGPGDTWLRKVAGWTWRVKLSLSMMLELMGDLRGRAQEDAIQVFARNLKDLLFAAPAGARPTLGLDPGIRTGVKAAVVDATGKLVATETLYPFQPKNDLRGAQVSIVKLIAEHGVELIAIGNGTASRETERMVAEVLKHLPAKVKVPTKVVVSEAGASVYSASELAAREFPDLDVSLRGAVSIARRLQDPLAELVKIEPKSIGVGQYQHDVDQHKLSKSLEAVIEDVVNAVGVDLNMASAPLLSHVSGLGPGLAEAIVAHRDVNGAFASRRELLKVARLGPKAFEQCAGFLRIRDGKEPLDASSVHPESYAVARKIVAACGRDIRQIMGDGAALKSLRAEEFVGGEVGLPTVRDIFEELEKPGRDPRPSFVTASFKDGVETITDLKPGMVLEGTVTNVAAFGAFVDIGVHQDGLVHVSQLADRFVKDPHEVVKTGQVVKVTVTEVDVPRKRIALTMKKDGGASAKEERNARGPAKGGGPQRGAKPGGHQGGRQGAHRGQGKGGKGPMTSGPKGGQGRDQGSGQSTGALGAALMDAFKKT
- the gatB gene encoding Asp-tRNA(Asn)/Glu-tRNA(Gln) amidotransferase subunit GatB; this translates as MLDLTYELPKPKVIAGAKHDWELVIGMEVHAQVSSNAKLFSGASTKFGAEPNSNVAFVDAAMPGMLPVINDYCVEQAVRTGLGLKADINLWSAFDRKNYFYPDLPQGYQISQLYHPIVGEGEVLVELGDGTARNVRVERIHMEQDAGKSIHDMDPNMSFVDLNRTGVCLMEIVSRPDIRGPEEAAAYIAKLRQIMQYLGTCDGNMQNGNLRADVNVSVCRPGQYEKYQETQDFSHLGTRCEIKNMNSMRFIQQAIDVEARRQIAIIEAGGTIDQETRLYDPDKGETRSMRSKEEAHDYRYFPDPDLLPLEIEQAWVDDIAANLPELPDEKKGRFIKDFGLSDYDASVLTADVESATFFEETAKGRSGKLAANWVINELFGRLKKDEDKQITDSPVSPAQLGGIIDLISSDAISGKIAKDLFEIVYTEGGDPAQIVEERGMKQVTDTGAIEAALDEIIAANPAQVEKAKVNPKLAGWFVGQVMKATGGKANPKAVNELVAKKLGE
- the pepN gene encoding aminopeptidase N, with amino-acid sequence MKDAAPTTAPETFYLKDYKPFGFEVEAVELTFKLAPNSTRVLSKIRFSPKKNAADPRLFLHGEALKLISAKIDGAPVTPDLVEGGLSCETPDTPFTWEAEVEIDPAANTALEGLYMSSGMYCTQCEAEGFRKITYYPDRPDVMSTFSVRIEGNETVLLSNGNPTGAGEGWAEWHDPWPKPAYLFALVAGDLVNHPDRFTTRSGKDVELNIWVRPGDEGKCAFGMEALKKSMKWDEDVYGREYDLDIFNIVAVDDFNMGAMENKGLNIFNSSCVLASPETSTDANFERIEAIIAHEYFHNWTGNRITCRDWFQLCLKEGLTVFRDAQFTADMRSEPVKRIEDVIALRARQFPEDNGPLAHPPRPEQFQEINNFYTATVYEKGAEVIGMLKRVVGDDNYAAALDLYFDRHDGQACTIEDWLKVFEDATGRDLSQFKLWYSQAGTPRVQVSEEYADGTYTLTFEQSTPPTPGQPDKAPRVIPLAVGLLSPNGDEVRATEVLELTEAKQSFTFDGLAAKPVPSILREFSAPVILKRETSNAERAFLLAHDTDPFNRWEAGNALATETRVTMVIEGAAPDAAYLDALETLVRDDTLDPAFRALVLSPPSQSEIAQTLHDRDVTPDPQKIYDAAETFAQTLAQQLETSLPRLYAATTVDGPYQPDAHGAGLRALNGRILSLLTRLDGGEQAARQYQTADNMTQQYAALAALMKAENGESQSQAFFDQWQGDRLVMDKWFALQVACAAPETAAAVASKLTDHALFDMKNPNRFRAVMSALAGNHAGFHHTSGAGYQLLAENLIALDSLNPQTTARMCAAFQTWKRYDSARQALIQVELERILATEDLSRDTHEMVSRILQG
- a CDS encoding DUF4177 domain-containing protein produces the protein MQAFEYKVVPAPAKGTKAKGVKTAEARFANSIDILLNEMAAEGWEYQRAELLPSEERSGLTGSTTNWRNVLIFRRALPAAAEASQSTAVAQLAAQLSAQIAAQGAAIGADTSDGETSPPTAAGSETESKTTSEIAAVPTLGPATTSPIAPPTAIAGDPEAPEGAVAVPGRGARAMMADDGVEELSPVSGVTAALKARATLAAIPKDAAAKPTPKAEPKLMKAQVPSKDPAGS